A single Streptomyces sp. 2114.4 DNA region contains:
- a CDS encoding acyl-CoA dehydrogenase family protein, with amino-acid sequence MKRQIFTEDHEAFRKVVRTFLTREVTPYYEQWEKAGIVSRDAWRAAGKQGLLGLAVPEEYGGGGQHDFRYSAVLAEEFTRAGAAGLAVGLHNDIIGPYLTTLGTEEQKRRWLPGFCSGEIITAIAMTEPGAGSDLQGIRTHAEDAGDHLILNGSKTFISNGILADLVIVVAKTTPEGGAHGLSLLVVERGMAGFERGRNLDKIGQKSQDTAELFFHDVRVPKGNLLGTLNGAFVHLMTHLAQERMGIAVAAVAGAEHLLEITSEYVKEREAFGRPLAKLQHIRFEIAEMATECAVTRAFLDRCIADHSVGELDAVHASMAKWWATELQKRVADRCLQLHGGYGYMAEYRVAKAFTDGRIQTIYGGTTEIMKEIIGRSLLG; translated from the coding sequence ATGAAGCGCCAGATTTTCACCGAGGACCACGAGGCCTTCCGCAAGGTCGTACGGACCTTTCTCACCAGGGAAGTGACGCCGTATTACGAGCAGTGGGAGAAGGCCGGCATCGTCAGCCGGGACGCCTGGCGGGCGGCCGGCAAGCAGGGGCTCCTGGGCCTGGCGGTCCCCGAGGAGTACGGCGGGGGCGGACAGCACGACTTCCGCTACAGCGCGGTGCTGGCCGAGGAATTCACCCGGGCGGGCGCAGCCGGGCTGGCCGTGGGCCTGCACAACGACATCATCGGCCCCTATCTGACGACGCTGGGCACCGAGGAGCAGAAACGCCGCTGGCTGCCCGGCTTCTGCAGCGGCGAGATCATCACCGCCATCGCGATGACCGAGCCCGGAGCGGGCTCCGACCTGCAGGGCATTCGCACCCACGCCGAGGATGCGGGCGACCACTTGATCCTCAACGGCTCCAAGACCTTCATCTCCAACGGCATCCTCGCCGACCTGGTCATCGTCGTGGCCAAAACGACACCGGAAGGCGGGGCGCACGGCCTGAGCCTGCTGGTCGTCGAGCGGGGCATGGCGGGCTTCGAGCGTGGCCGCAACCTCGACAAGATCGGGCAGAAGTCCCAGGACACCGCCGAGCTGTTCTTCCACGACGTCCGCGTCCCCAAGGGGAACCTGCTCGGCACGCTGAACGGCGCCTTCGTCCATCTGATGACCCATCTCGCCCAGGAGCGGATGGGCATCGCCGTCGCCGCTGTCGCCGGTGCCGAACACCTGCTGGAGATCACCAGCGAGTACGTCAAGGAGCGCGAGGCCTTCGGACGGCCGCTGGCCAAGCTCCAGCACATCCGCTTCGAGATAGCCGAGATGGCCACCGAATGCGCCGTCACCCGTGCGTTCCTCGACCGCTGTATAGCCGACCACTCCGTCGGCGAACTGGATGCGGTGCACGCCTCGATGGCCAAGTGGTGGGCCACCGAACTGCAAAAGCGCGTCGCCGACCGCTGTCTGCAACTCCATGGCGGCTACGGCTATATGGCGGAATACCGCGTGGCCAAGGCCTTCACCGACGGCCGTATCCAGACGATCTACGGAGGGACCACCGAGATCATGAAGGAGATCATCGGACGCTCCCTGCTCGGCTGA
- a CDS encoding acetyl-CoA C-acetyltransferase, which translates to MSTEAYVYDAIRTPRGRGKANGALHGTKPIDLVVGLIHEVRRRFPGLDPAAVDDIVLGVVGPVGDQGSDIARIAAIAAGLPDTVAGVQENRFCASGLEAVNMAAAKVRSGWEDLVLAGGVESMSRVPMASDGGAWFADPMTNFDTGFVPQGIGADLIATIEGYTRRDVDEFAALSQERAAEAWKDGRFDRSVVPVRDRNGLVVLDHDEHMRPGTTADSLGGLKPSFATIGDAGGFDAVALQKYHWVEKIDHVHHAGNSSGIVDGAALVAIGSKEVGERYGLTPRARILSAAVSGSEPTIMLTGPAPASRKALAKAGLTIDDIDLVEINEAFAAVVLRFVKDMGLSLDKVNVNGGAIALGHPLGATGAMILGTLIDELERQDKRYGLATLCVGGGMGIATVIERL; encoded by the coding sequence TTGAGTACCGAAGCGTACGTATACGACGCGATCCGCACCCCGCGCGGCCGCGGCAAGGCCAATGGCGCACTGCACGGCACCAAGCCGATCGACCTGGTCGTCGGTCTGATCCATGAAGTGCGCCGGCGCTTCCCCGGGCTGGACCCGGCCGCCGTCGACGACATCGTGCTCGGCGTCGTCGGACCGGTCGGTGACCAGGGCTCCGACATCGCCCGAATCGCGGCGATCGCCGCCGGGCTGCCCGACACCGTGGCCGGCGTCCAGGAGAACCGCTTTTGTGCCTCGGGTCTGGAGGCCGTCAACATGGCCGCCGCCAAGGTGCGTTCCGGCTGGGAGGACCTGGTCCTGGCGGGCGGCGTCGAATCCATGTCCCGGGTTCCGATGGCCTCCGACGGCGGCGCCTGGTTCGCCGACCCGATGACCAACTTCGACACCGGCTTCGTCCCACAGGGCATCGGCGCCGACCTGATCGCCACCATCGAGGGCTACACCCGCCGGGATGTCGACGAGTTCGCCGCGCTCTCCCAGGAGCGCGCCGCCGAGGCCTGGAAGGACGGCCGCTTCGACCGCTCCGTCGTCCCGGTACGCGACCGCAACGGCCTGGTCGTCCTCGACCACGACGAGCACATGCGCCCCGGCACCACCGCCGACTCCCTGGGCGGCCTCAAGCCGTCCTTCGCCACCATCGGTGACGCCGGCGGCTTCGACGCGGTCGCCCTGCAGAAGTACCACTGGGTCGAGAAGATCGACCACGTCCACCACGCCGGTAACTCCTCCGGCATCGTGGACGGCGCGGCGCTCGTCGCCATCGGTTCCAAGGAGGTCGGCGAGCGCTACGGCCTGACCCCCCGGGCCCGTATCCTCTCCGCCGCGGTCTCCGGCTCCGAGCCGACGATCATGCTCACCGGCCCCGCGCCCGCCAGCCGCAAGGCCCTCGCCAAGGCCGGGCTGACCATCGACGACATCGACCTGGTCGAGATCAACGAGGCCTTCGCCGCCGTCGTGCTGCGCTTCGTCAAGGACATGGGCCTGAGCCTGGACAAGGTCAACGTCAACGGCGGCGCCATCGCCCTGGGGCACCCCCTCGGCGCCACCGGCGCGATGATCCTCGGCACCCTGATCGACGAGCTGGAGCGGCAGGACAAGCGCTACGGCCTGGCCACCCTCTGCGTCGGCGGCGGTATGGGCATCGCCACCGTCATCGAGCGCCTCTGA
- a CDS encoding MmcQ/YjbR family DNA-binding protein: MAKAAGPAAVRERVRAFALGLPGTVEEFPWGESVIKVNKKVFVFLGIDDGDRPRGVTLKLKDPAAHAHALTLPGAKPAGYGLGRSGWVQVPLAEPADLLCDWAEESYRLIAPKKLIAELDGG, translated from the coding sequence ATGGCGAAGGCGGCGGGTCCGGCGGCGGTGCGGGAGCGGGTGCGCGCGTTCGCGCTCGGGCTTCCCGGGACCGTGGAGGAGTTCCCCTGGGGCGAGAGCGTCATCAAGGTCAACAAGAAGGTCTTCGTCTTCCTCGGCATCGATGACGGCGACCGCCCGCGCGGGGTCACGCTGAAGCTGAAGGATCCCGCAGCGCATGCCCATGCCCTGACCTTGCCCGGTGCCAAGCCCGCGGGCTACGGCCTGGGCAGGTCCGGATGGGTGCAGGTCCCGCTGGCGGAGCCGGCCGATCTGCTCTGCGACTGGGCCGAAGAGTCGTATCGCCTCATAGCCCCTAAGAAGCTCATCGCCGAGCTCGACGGGGGATAG
- a CDS encoding CaiB/BaiF CoA-transferase family protein, giving the protein MTESGNGPLSGVRVVELAGIGPGPFAAMLLADLGADVVRVDRPGGPGLGVDPAYDVTNRNKRSVLVDLKSPEGVAHVLELAERADVLIEGYRPGVAERLGVGPEECLARNPRLVYGRMTGWGQQGPLADTAGHDIGYIAITGALGMIGPSDGPPAIPANLLGDYAGGSLYLVIGVLAALQHARTEGGTGQVVDAAIVDGTAHLTAMIHGMLAAGGWQDRRGANLLDGGAPFYGTYETADGGHMAVGALETRFYGTFIRLLGIEQEAPSRDDLTAWDELRTTIAARFKTRTREEWTAVFAGSDACVAPVLSLREAPRHPHLAARGTFVEHAGLTQPAPAPRFSRTPGAVRSPPARPGADLAEIARDWQVPGLLAKRVADDPPAGPVRAGQQDTAG; this is encoded by the coding sequence ATGACGGAGTCAGGGAACGGCCCGCTGAGCGGGGTGCGGGTGGTCGAACTCGCGGGCATCGGCCCCGGTCCGTTCGCCGCCATGCTCCTGGCCGACCTCGGCGCGGATGTCGTCCGCGTCGACCGGCCCGGAGGCCCGGGGCTGGGCGTCGATCCGGCCTACGACGTCACCAACCGCAACAAACGCTCCGTGCTGGTGGACCTGAAGAGCCCCGAAGGGGTGGCGCACGTCCTCGAACTGGCCGAACGTGCCGATGTGCTGATCGAGGGGTACCGCCCGGGCGTGGCCGAGCGGCTGGGAGTGGGCCCCGAGGAGTGCCTGGCGCGCAACCCCCGGCTGGTCTACGGCCGGATGACGGGCTGGGGACAGCAGGGCCCGCTCGCCGACACCGCCGGACACGACATCGGCTATATCGCCATCACGGGCGCCCTGGGCATGATCGGCCCGTCCGACGGCCCGCCCGCGATCCCCGCCAACCTCCTCGGTGACTACGCCGGCGGCTCCCTCTACCTCGTCATCGGCGTCCTCGCCGCCCTCCAGCACGCCCGCACCGAGGGCGGAACGGGCCAGGTCGTCGACGCCGCCATCGTCGACGGCACGGCCCACCTGACGGCGATGATCCACGGCATGCTGGCGGCCGGCGGCTGGCAGGACCGGCGCGGTGCGAATCTGCTCGACGGCGGGGCACCCTTCTACGGCACCTACGAGACCGCCGACGGCGGCCATATGGCGGTGGGTGCGCTGGAGACGCGGTTCTACGGCACCTTCATCCGACTGCTGGGCATCGAACAGGAAGCACCCAGCCGCGACGACCTCACCGCCTGGGATGAGCTGCGCACCACCATCGCCGCCCGCTTCAAGACCCGTACCCGCGAGGAATGGACGGCGGTCTTCGCGGGCTCCGACGCCTGTGTGGCGCCGGTGCTCTCCCTGCGCGAGGCCCCGCGGCACCCGCATCTCGCCGCCCGCGGCACCTTCGTCGAACACGCTGGACTCACCCAGCCCGCGCCCGCGCCGCGCTTCTCGCGCACTCCGGGCGCGGTACGCAGCCCCCCCGCACGGCCCGGCGCCGACTTGGCGGAGATCGCCCGTGACTGGCAGGTCCCCGGCCTCCTCGCCAAGCGTGTCGCCGACGACCCGCCCGCCGGCCCGGTCCGCGCCGGGCAGCAGGACACGGCCGGCTGA